The DNA segment CCACGCCCGGCAGGCGATAAAAGCGCTGTCGCCATTTCCAGAGCTTCCGGTAGTGCCATAGCGGCTGCCGACTGCAACCGAACAGGGGGGCATACACCAGCTCCCAGCGGATCAAGGTGGGGAACAGCCGCACATCCGCCAGGGTCAGTGCTTCCCCGCACAGCCATGGACCATTGCTTTCGAGGCTCTGCTCCACCGCATCGAGGGCGGCGAAGAGATCGGCTTCAGCGTGGTCGTAGGCCGCTTGGTTGCGGGCGAAACCGCAGCGGTAAACCCCATCGTTGATGGCCGGTTGCAGCCGCTGCTGCCAGGCCTGGATCCTGTCGGTTGCTTCTGCTGGTGCCAGGTCCACAATCTCGTCGTGATGGGGCCAGCGGTTCAACAGGTCCACCAGTGGTGCACTGTCATTTCCCAGCAGGGTGCGCGTCTTGGGATCCACCAGCACAGGCACGGTGGCCCGGTAGCTGGGGGGGGCGCCGCAGTGCTGATACAACTCCAGCAGCGTTTTGCACCCCTCCCAGGCTGGATCGAGGGCCCAGCGTCCAGCGTTGTGATCCGCCCGTGCCATCACGAGGGTGACGCTGTCGTGCAGATGGCGCAGCTGATGCACCAGCCAGGTGCGGTGGGCCCAGGGGCAGCTGCGCCCGATCACCAGCATCGGCCGTTGACCTGCGCTGCGCTGGAGCAGGTCCGCGGGATTTAATGCCGGCTGGGTGAGCGGATCGCTGGTTGGGCGGGTGTAATTGCCGGCCGCATCGGCTGGGCCTAGCCCACCCATGAGCCGTTGCCATTGCCATCGCCAGCTGCGACGGGCGGCCGTGACCACGACAGGTGGGATCGACATGGCTTGTTTTGGATCCCTTTCATCCTCGCTGTGACTCGTGCTTCAGTCAGAACTTGGTTCGCTGTGGTCCATGAGCAGCTGTGGCGTTCTTGTGGTGGCCGGTACCCATGGGAATGAGGTGAATGCCCCTTGGTTGCTGCAGCAGTGGCAGGCCAACCCTGATCTGATCGACGCGGCTGGCTTGGCGGTCCAGAAGGTGATCGGCAACCCAGAAGCGTTGCGCCGCCGCTGCCGATACGTCGATCGTGATCTCAACCGCTGCTTCCTCCCGGAACAGCTGGAGCAGGGTGCCTCCGGATTGGAGTTCCTGCGAGCTGGGGAACTCCTGCGTTTGCATGGCCCGAGTGGCGAGCAGCCCTGTGCTGTGGCCATCGATCTGCACAGCACCACTGCGGCCATGGGCAATTCCCTGGTTGTGTACGGCCGACGCCCTGCTGATCTCGCCCTCGCTGCTTTGGTGCAGGGAGCGCTCGGCCTGCCGATTTATCTGCATGAAGCCGATGCTCAGCAGACCGGCTTCCTTGTTGAAT comes from the Synechococcus sp. A15-62 genome and includes:
- a CDS encoding aspartoacylase, translated to MSSCGVLVVAGTHGNEVNAPWLLQQWQANPDLIDAAGLAVQKVIGNPEALRRRCRYVDRDLNRCFLPEQLEQGASGLEFLRAGELLRLHGPSGEQPCAVAIDLHSTTAAMGNSLVVYGRRPADLALAALVQGALGLPIYLHEADAQQTGFLVESWPCGLVIEVGPVPQGLLNARVVEQTRLGLEACLRALDQAHQGLARLPDALVVHRHLGSRDLPKAENGEPQALVHPDLQGRDWQNIASTQAMFRAADGTDRCEAWVEGEIPVFVNEAAYAEKSIAFSLTRREVWPVEPNWLLAFKQLLAAA
- a CDS encoding glutathione S-transferase C-terminal domain-containing protein gives rise to the protein MSIPPVVVTAARRSWRWQWQRLMGGLGPADAAGNYTRPTSDPLTQPALNPADLLQRSAGQRPMLVIGRSCPWAHRTWLVHQLRHLHDSVTLVMARADHNAGRWALDPAWEGCKTLLELYQHCGAPPSYRATVPVLVDPKTRTLLGNDSAPLVDLLNRWPHHDEIVDLAPAEATDRIQAWQQRLQPAINDGVYRCGFARNQAAYDHAEADLFAALDAVEQSLESNGPWLCGEALTLADVRLFPTLIRWELVYAPLFGCSRQPLWHYRKLWKWRQRFYRLPGVADTCDGNAWRHDYFGALFPLNPSGIVPAGPDLSTLVNSTAASG